In one window of Nocardia brasiliensis DNA:
- a CDS encoding family 2B encapsulin nanocompartment shell protein, with translation MTTQPDTSFEQPDLPEAQAVPLSLSTSAARNLATTTKTPPQMAGVTSRWLLRQLPWVSVAGGTYRVNRRLTVRRGRGRVSFVQAGANQIQVVPETLTEIPILRGYEDLEVLNRAAQLFVTRKFRPGDVIVEEGQPVQEVFLLAHGRLERTTTGSYGDTELLGMLTDGDHLGEEALMQTDPLWTASVRAVTSGTLMSLPWQEFLQLRDQSPSLREHLATTLSLANRRVNSKGEAVIDLASGHQGEPEIPSTFVEYELSPREYELSLAQTVLRVHTRVADLFNTPMNQVEQQLRLTVEEIREQQEWEMVNNREFGLLYNADYDQRCATHSGPPTPDDMDELLAMRRGTDLLFAHPKAIAAFARECNHRGLVMETTDVGRRKIPTWRGVPLFPLPKIPVNDAQLTSIIAMRIGESRQGVVGLRPDSIPDQVEAGLNVRFMGVDPHAIMSYLVTAYFSVAILVPDAIGIMEHVSVAAPRG, from the coding sequence ATGACCACGCAGCCTGACACTTCTTTCGAGCAGCCTGACCTCCCCGAAGCGCAGGCAGTTCCACTGTCCCTCAGCACGAGCGCGGCACGCAACCTTGCGACGACGACAAAAACGCCCCCCCAAATGGCTGGGGTCACGTCACGCTGGTTGTTGCGACAGTTGCCATGGGTCTCTGTCGCCGGCGGCACGTATCGCGTCAATCGTCGTCTCACGGTGCGCCGCGGACGTGGTCGCGTCTCGTTCGTTCAGGCCGGCGCGAACCAGATCCAGGTCGTTCCCGAGACGCTTACTGAAATACCGATCTTGCGTGGCTATGAGGATTTGGAGGTGCTGAATCGAGCGGCGCAGCTGTTCGTGACGCGAAAATTCCGTCCCGGCGACGTCATCGTCGAAGAGGGGCAGCCGGTACAGGAAGTATTCCTCCTGGCTCACGGCCGGCTCGAACGGACGACGACCGGCAGCTACGGCGATACCGAACTTCTCGGAATGTTGACCGACGGCGACCATCTCGGTGAGGAGGCGCTCATGCAAACAGATCCGCTGTGGACTGCCAGCGTCCGTGCCGTCACTTCTGGGACGTTGATGTCCTTGCCATGGCAGGAATTTCTTCAATTGCGCGATCAATCGCCCAGTCTGCGCGAGCACCTCGCCACTACACTCTCGCTGGCAAATCGCCGAGTGAACTCCAAAGGTGAGGCCGTCATCGACCTGGCTTCCGGCCATCAGGGTGAGCCGGAAATTCCGAGTACATTCGTCGAATACGAGCTGTCACCTCGAGAATACGAGCTGTCGTTGGCTCAGACCGTGCTGCGAGTCCATACTCGCGTGGCAGACCTGTTCAACACGCCGATGAATCAGGTAGAGCAGCAGCTCAGGCTGACAGTCGAGGAAATACGTGAACAGCAGGAATGGGAGATGGTCAACAACCGCGAGTTCGGCCTTCTGTATAACGCGGATTACGATCAGCGCTGCGCCACACACTCCGGTCCGCCGACTCCGGACGATATGGACGAGCTGCTCGCCATGCGGCGTGGAACCGATCTCCTCTTCGCCCATCCCAAGGCCATCGCTGCCTTCGCCCGGGAATGTAACCATCGCGGTCTGGTCATGGAAACAACGGACGTCGGAAGGCGGAAGATACCGACATGGCGAGGTGTGCCATTGTTCCCCCTACCGAAGATTCCGGTCAATGACGCACAGCTGACTTCGATCATTGCGATGCGAATCGGCGAGAGCAGGCAGGGGGTGGTCGGGTTGCGACCGGACTCAATTCCTGACCAGGTAGAGGCCGGGCTGAACGTGCGCTTCATGGGAGTGGACCCGCACGCGATCATGTCATATTTGGTGACTGCGTACTTCTCGGTCGCGATCCTGGTGCCAGACGCGATCGGCATCATGGAACATGTCAGCGTCGCCGCGCCGCGAGGGTGA
- a CDS encoding polyprenyl synthetase family protein: MAEYHFGWSESPGELSGGGGAGKLVRPALAVCSCTACGGERDSASSAAVAVELIHNFTLVHDDVMDCDAMRRNRPTVWSVWGVSDAILLGDGLHALAAQVLAAQLPVAIAGSALCRLESTVIELCRAQHEDCRTAPEPLPTIEDCEAIARGKTAALMGCACALGALCADADEATVAMMDRFGRELGVAFQIVDDLIGIWGDPAVTGKPAEDLARQRYTLPVVAAMQSGTEAAAKLKMLYRRTGPLSAREVALAAELIEEAGGRQWAQKEVDRLIVNAFSCLPARFVSPELDTLSKLMTHRKN; the protein is encoded by the coding sequence ATGGCCGAGTATCACTTCGGTTGGTCAGAATCACCTGGCGAGCTCAGCGGCGGGGGCGGTGCGGGAAAACTCGTGCGGCCCGCACTCGCGGTATGCAGCTGCACCGCCTGCGGGGGCGAGCGCGACTCGGCGTCGAGCGCCGCGGTGGCAGTGGAACTGATCCACAACTTCACATTGGTTCACGACGATGTGATGGATTGTGACGCCATGCGTCGAAATCGACCAACGGTATGGTCGGTGTGGGGCGTATCGGACGCGATTCTGCTCGGTGATGGTCTGCACGCACTTGCGGCACAAGTACTCGCGGCACAACTGCCCGTCGCGATAGCGGGATCGGCACTGTGCCGACTGGAATCAACAGTGATCGAATTGTGCAGGGCACAGCATGAGGATTGTCGGACAGCACCCGAACCTCTGCCTACAATCGAGGATTGCGAGGCTATCGCACGAGGAAAGACAGCCGCCTTGATGGGCTGCGCGTGTGCATTGGGTGCCTTGTGCGCAGATGCCGATGAAGCCACCGTCGCAATGATGGATCGATTCGGGCGTGAACTCGGTGTGGCATTCCAGATCGTCGACGATCTGATCGGCATCTGGGGTGATCCGGCTGTCACTGGCAAACCCGCTGAGGACCTGGCCAGGCAGCGTTATACCTTACCGGTTGTGGCGGCCATGCAGTCGGGCACTGAAGCCGCAGCGAAACTGAAAATGCTTTATCGCCGAACTGGTCCGCTATCAGCTCGAGAGGTGGCACTCGCCGCTGAACTAATCGAGGAAGCGGGCGGAAGGCAGTGGGCACAAAAGGAAGTCGACCGACTGATAGTGAACGCTTTCAGTTGTCTTCCGGCGCGCTTCGTATCGCCCGAACTGGACACGCTATCCAAACTCATGACTCATCGAAAGAATTGA
- the mvk gene encoding mevalonate kinase, translating to MDLTEPVPGTLIGAGTACGKAILIGEHTVVYGLPAIAIPLASLHIKATAHISTATTSRLTISTRHADGGRVDGFFTCRSDALSAGSDGAVVAVVAALRKWGLHHEAAAVRLTGDLPPARGLGASAACATAAVRAVADAVGTTVGRRALYELVQVGEQQAHGRASGIDAAAVIAAQPIRFQDGAARVLPARSDAVTVLADTGMPSVTRRAVAAVQSIVHRNPARARGLLDEADCLIDDALAALDASDVVTLGARMNGFHSLLMEFGVSTEALNRLVDAASRAGALGAKLTGGGLGGCVLALTQPHDAAVVQQALMSAGARRTWTIPFGGPSS from the coding sequence ATGGATTTGACCGAGCCCGTCCCTGGCACCTTGATCGGTGCCGGTACCGCATGCGGCAAAGCCATCTTGATCGGCGAGCACACCGTCGTATACGGACTGCCTGCTATCGCGATCCCGTTGGCGTCTTTACATATCAAGGCCACAGCCCATATCTCGACCGCCACCACATCCCGACTCACTATTTCCACACGGCACGCCGACGGCGGAAGAGTTGATGGGTTTTTCACCTGCCGATCCGATGCGTTGTCAGCAGGCTCGGACGGTGCCGTCGTCGCTGTCGTGGCGGCACTGCGCAAATGGGGTCTCCACCACGAAGCGGCAGCGGTGAGACTCACCGGCGACTTACCGCCGGCGCGTGGGTTGGGGGCGAGCGCGGCCTGCGCAACTGCCGCTGTGCGCGCAGTCGCGGACGCGGTCGGCACAACTGTCGGCAGGCGAGCGCTTTACGAACTGGTACAGGTCGGTGAACAGCAAGCGCACGGCCGTGCCAGCGGGATCGACGCCGCAGCGGTGATCGCTGCACAGCCGATCCGATTTCAGGATGGAGCAGCACGTGTACTGCCCGCGCGCTCAGACGCGGTGACAGTGCTCGCCGACACCGGCATGCCGAGTGTTACCCGGCGAGCGGTGGCGGCGGTCCAGTCCATCGTGCACCGCAACCCAGCGCGCGCTCGCGGACTGCTCGACGAGGCCGATTGCCTCATCGATGATGCCCTGGCGGCCCTGGACGCCTCCGACGTCGTGACTTTGGGGGCGCGGATGAATGGCTTCCATTCTCTGCTGATGGAATTCGGCGTCAGCACCGAGGCGCTGAACAGGTTGGTGGACGCTGCTTCGAGAGCCGGGGCACTGGGCGCCAAGCTCACCGGCGGTGGGCTCGGCGGTTGCGTGCTCGCGTTGACCCAACCGCACGATGCCGCAGTGGTGCAGCAGGCGCTGATGTCGGCGGGCGCACGCCGAACATGGACGATACCGTTCGGGGGGCCGTCCTCGTGA
- a CDS encoding hydroxymethylglutaryl-CoA reductase, whose translation MTTLHAPVPLVWQGPIRITGNTVHDEIEVPLATFETPLWASVRRGARLSMSIDSGILATVIDDRMTRSVLLEADDASAALAAVRRIHDQFTQARTVAAEGSRHTELIDVHHQITGNLLFLRFEYRTGDAAGHNMTTDAGDRLIAWLLATVEGLRYISVSGNYCTDKKASAVNGILGRGKNVVTEITVPARLVAQRLHTTAARVADLNVRKNLIGTVLAGGIRTANAHYANMLLALYLATGQDAANIVEGSQGITHAENRGGDLYFSCTMPNLIVGTTGNGKQLGFAENNLDRLGCRDPRAPGDNARRLAVIVAATVLCGELSLMAAQTNPGELMRAHTRLERAPHRTEPR comes from the coding sequence GTGACCACGCTCCACGCCCCAGTGCCGTTGGTTTGGCAAGGCCCGATTCGTATCACAGGCAACACCGTCCACGACGAGATCGAGGTACCGCTGGCCACCTTCGAAACCCCGTTGTGGGCCTCGGTACGCCGCGGCGCCCGCCTGTCGATGTCGATCGACAGCGGAATACTCGCCACCGTTATCGATGACCGGATGACTCGCTCGGTCCTGCTCGAGGCCGATGACGCGAGCGCCGCACTCGCCGCGGTACGACGCATACACGACCAGTTCACACAGGCCCGCACGGTCGCGGCCGAGGGCAGCCGGCACACCGAGCTGATCGATGTGCACCACCAGATCACGGGAAATCTGCTGTTCCTGCGCTTCGAGTACCGCACCGGCGACGCCGCCGGGCACAACATGACCACCGACGCAGGCGATCGACTCATCGCCTGGCTCTTGGCCACCGTCGAAGGCCTGCGCTATATCTCGGTATCCGGCAACTACTGCACGGACAAGAAGGCGAGCGCAGTCAACGGCATCCTCGGACGGGGCAAGAACGTCGTTACCGAAATCACTGTTCCCGCAAGGCTGGTCGCCCAACGCCTGCACACCACCGCTGCCCGCGTCGCCGACCTCAACGTCCGCAAGAACCTCATCGGGACCGTCCTCGCCGGCGGAATACGCACCGCCAACGCCCATTACGCCAACATGCTCCTGGCCCTCTACCTCGCCACCGGACAGGACGCCGCCAATATCGTCGAAGGCTCACAGGGAATTACTCACGCCGAGAACCGCGGCGGAGACCTGTATTTCTCCTGCACCATGCCCAACCTCATAGTCGGCACCACGGGCAACGGCAAGCAGCTCGGGTTCGCGGAAAACAATCTGGACCGGCTCGGCTGCCGCGACCCCCGCGCCCCGGGTGATAACGCTCGTCGCCTCGCGGTCATCGTCGCCGCGACGGTGCTGTGCGGTGAGCTCTCGCTGATGGCCGCACAAACCAACCCGGGCGAACTGATGCGCGCCCACACCCGACTCGAACGCGCTCCCCACCGAACCGAACCGAGGTAA
- a CDS encoding hydroxymethylglutaryl-CoA synthase has product MSAPSIGIHDLSIATTHYVIDQATLARYHGVPIDKYHRGLGQEAMSVAAADEDIVTLAATAARPILDRHGTDSIRTVLLATESSVDQAKAAGLYLHSLIGLPHTCRVVELKQACYSATAALQLATGLITHDPTEHVLIIATDIARYDLDTPAEATQGAAATAILVTADPALAELHPVTGIYSTDINDFWRPNYRTTAIVDGKLSINAYLNAIHHAYTDYRHRGGRALDEFAAFCYHQPFTTMAYKAHRHLLQAHDFSPTTSDLDHALAATTHYNRMIGNSYTASVYLALASLLDHGDDLTGKPIAMLSYGSGCVAEFFTVTPVGGYRTALRTDTNRETIHARKPIDYHRYRALLTEPPHTKGNHVLPRTTNAPYRLAAIDDHTRVYETVRRAETA; this is encoded by the coding sequence ATGTCCGCCCCATCCATCGGAATCCACGACCTGTCGATCGCCACCACGCACTACGTCATCGACCAGGCCACCCTCGCCCGCTACCATGGCGTCCCGATCGATAAGTACCACCGCGGTCTCGGCCAAGAAGCCATGAGCGTCGCCGCCGCGGACGAGGACATCGTCACACTCGCCGCCACCGCCGCGAGGCCCATCCTCGACCGTCACGGCACCGACAGCATACGAACGGTGTTGCTGGCCACCGAATCCTCTGTCGACCAAGCCAAAGCCGCAGGGCTGTACCTGCACTCGCTGATCGGCCTGCCACACACCTGCCGCGTCGTCGAACTCAAACAAGCCTGCTATTCCGCCACCGCCGCCCTGCAACTCGCCACCGGGCTCATCACCCACGATCCCACCGAACACGTCTTGATCATCGCCACCGACATCGCACGCTACGACCTCGATACACCCGCGGAAGCCACCCAAGGAGCCGCGGCAACTGCCATTCTCGTCACCGCTGACCCTGCACTGGCCGAACTGCATCCCGTCACCGGCATCTACTCCACCGATATCAACGACTTCTGGCGCCCCAACTACCGCACCACCGCGATCGTCGACGGCAAGCTGTCCATCAACGCATACCTCAACGCCATCCACCACGCCTACACCGATTACCGCCACCGCGGCGGTCGCGCCCTCGACGAGTTCGCCGCCTTCTGCTACCACCAGCCATTCACCACCATGGCCTACAAGGCTCACCGGCACCTGCTGCAGGCCCACGACTTCTCCCCCACCACAAGCGATCTCGATCACGCCCTGGCCGCCACCACCCACTACAACCGAATGATCGGCAACAGCTACACCGCCTCGGTCTATCTCGCCCTGGCCTCGCTGCTCGACCACGGCGACGACCTCACCGGCAAACCCATCGCCATGCTCAGCTACGGATCCGGATGCGTCGCCGAGTTCTTCACCGTCACACCGGTCGGCGGCTACCGCACAGCCCTGCGCACCGACACCAACCGCGAAACGATCCACGCGCGCAAACCAATCGACTACCACCGCTACCGCGCGTTGCTCACCGAACCACCCCACACAAAGGGAAACCATGTGCTCCCCCGGACAACCAACGCGCCCTACCGACTCGCCGCAATCGACGACCACACCAGAGTCTACGAAACAGTCCGTCGAGCAGAGACAGCCTGA
- a CDS encoding IS3 family transposase — MKFAAIADWAASGEFDIEFMCRELDVSRSGYYKWKGRGRSDRERDDRMLTLLIEAIHAKLRGNPGVRRVHAALAAAGRRVSRKRVWRLMRAAGLQGRFPKPFRRTTIRGSKPVDAADRIGRDFTAAQPNQRWCGDITYVKTWTGWAYLATVIDLHDRAVVGWAIADHMRTSLVTDALDMAIARRRPAKGVVFHSDRGTQYTSKEFAKYCAKNGVLRSLGRTGSCFDNAVAESFFATYKKELVHARPWPTVKSLQKETFDWIEFYYNTVRPHSALGYLTPRQYELGYREISQIAA; from the coding sequence GTGAAATTCGCCGCGATCGCGGACTGGGCTGCGTCGGGGGAATTCGACATCGAGTTCATGTGCCGGGAACTGGACGTGTCTCGGTCGGGCTACTACAAGTGGAAAGGCCGCGGTCGCAGCGACCGGGAGCGCGACGATCGCATGCTGACGCTGCTGATCGAGGCGATCCACGCGAAACTGCGTGGCAATCCGGGTGTTCGGCGTGTGCACGCGGCGCTGGCGGCGGCCGGGCGGCGGGTCTCGCGTAAGCGGGTGTGGCGGTTGATGCGGGCGGCCGGTCTGCAAGGCCGGTTTCCGAAACCGTTCCGGCGCACCACGATCCGGGGATCCAAGCCGGTGGACGCCGCGGATCGGATCGGGCGTGATTTCACTGCCGCGCAGCCGAACCAACGCTGGTGCGGTGACATCACCTACGTCAAGACCTGGACCGGGTGGGCGTATCTGGCCACCGTGATCGATCTGCACGATCGGGCCGTGGTCGGCTGGGCGATCGCTGATCACATGCGCACGTCGCTGGTCACCGACGCCCTCGATATGGCCATCGCGCGCCGACGCCCGGCGAAAGGTGTTGTTTTCCATAGCGATCGCGGAACCCAGTACACCTCGAAGGAATTCGCGAAATATTGTGCAAAGAATGGTGTCCTACGGTCCCTCGGCCGGACGGGATCGTGCTTCGACAACGCGGTCGCGGAATCGTTCTTCGCGACCTACAAAAAGGAGCTGGTACACGCTCGTCCGTGGCCGACGGTGAAGTCGCTGCAGAAGGAGACGTTCGACTGGATTGAGTTCTACTACAACACCGTTCGTCCGCATTCGGCGCTCGGCTATTTGACACCACGGCAATACGAGTTAGGGTACAGAGAAATCAGTCAGATCGCGGCTTGA
- a CDS encoding transposase, with protein MGSTRRSFTEEYKAQAVGFVLDQGRPVAEVARNIGVHEMTLRKWVKRAKESGVSGDREKGLTDSEQAELERLRAENAELKMQVAFAKKVATWFAKDQR; from the coding sequence TTGGGTTCGACGCGGCGTAGTTTCACCGAGGAGTACAAGGCCCAGGCGGTAGGTTTCGTCCTGGATCAGGGTCGGCCGGTGGCCGAGGTGGCGCGCAATATCGGCGTGCACGAGATGACGTTGAGGAAATGGGTGAAGAGGGCGAAGGAATCCGGGGTTTCCGGTGACCGGGAGAAGGGACTGACCGACTCGGAACAGGCCGAGTTGGAACGGTTGCGTGCGGAGAACGCGGAGTTGAAGATGCAGGTCGCGTTCGCAAAAAAAGTTGCGACCTGGTTCGCGAAAGACCAGCGGTGA